A part of Ascochyta rabiei chromosome 3, complete sequence genomic DNA contains:
- a CDS encoding Translation machinery-associated protein 22, whose amino-acid sequence MSADTLPIKVTYCGVCTLPPEYCEFGGTTKKCEEWLADEHPAMHEVLYSQEALAQNLSSLSVEAQKRAEKDAVKKANKAASAEKREAETRASSKIIIKRIERNKRKYVTAVSGLEAFGLDMKKVSKDFGKKFATGASVTKLPGGGEEITVQGDLSEDIEDFLVKTYKEVPEDNIELVEDKKKSKGEKAAANVPAQ is encoded by the exons ATGTCTGCCGACACATTACCGATCAAGGTCACATACTGCGGAG TATGCACGCTGCCACCAGAA TACTGCGAGTTCGGCGGGACGACGAAGAAGTGTGAGGAATGGCTAGCGGACGAGCATCCCGCCATGCACGAGGTGCTGTACTCGCAAG AGGCGCTCGCGCAGAACCTCTCCTCGCTCTCCGTCGAGGCGCAGAAGCGCGCGGAGAAGGACGCGGTCAAGAAGGCTAACAAGGCGGCGTCGGCGGAGAAGCGCGAGGCGGAGACGCGCGCCTCGTCCAAGATCATCATCAAGCGCATCGAGCGCAACAAGCGCAAGTACGTCACTGCCGTCTCCGGCCTGGAGGCCTTTGGCCTGGACATGAAGAAGGTGTCCAAGGACTTTGGCAAGAAGTTTGCGACGGGCGCTAGTGTGACGAAGCTGCccggcggcggcgaggagATTACCGTCCAGGGCGATCTGAGCGAGGACATTGAGGACTTCTTGGTCAAGACGTACAAGGAGGTCCCCGAGGACAACATCGAGTTGGTCGAGGACAAGAAGAAGTCCAAGGGGGAGAAGGCCGCGGCGAACGTGCCTGCGCAGTGA
- a CDS encoding Serine/threonine-protein kinase smg1, with product MPQAQPELKKYLEKRVLVQLNGSRKVMGILRGYDVYLNIVLDDALEEKAGGEKVRIGMVVIRGNAVVMLEALDRINQDVPKIGR from the exons ATGCCTCAAGCACAGCCCGAGCTCAAGAAG TACCTCGAGAAGCGCGTTCTCGTGCAGCTGAACGGCAGCCGCAAAGTCATGGGCATCCTGCGCGGCTACGAC GTCTACCTCAACATTGTGCTCGACGACGCATTGGAGGAAAAGGCCGGCGGCGAGAAGGTGCGCATCGGCATGGTCGTCATCCGCGGCAACGCCGTCGTCATGCTCGAGGCCCTCGACCGCATCAACCAGGACGTCCCCAAGATCGGCCGGTAA
- a CDS encoding RNA helicase, with translation MAQNPNNLAQFKYAAMSNLVLQADRRFTSRRPDEHTGDPESLAGRINIRDMGGRTAQDRAPTQAKKPKGLGIERGSITDGGDVLEREQRKRKRDDGTSAFGATAAADFNIEGLRYRPRTPATRNTFELITTIVSKALGDVPVSTTRSAADAVLEYLKDDTMKDFDKKKEVDDLLGSSMGAKEFNELVNLSKKITDYDAQDDDDEGDEAMADADGAENDDNQGVAVVFDDEEDDDEAQNFEVRDADTSDEEDEQESAVEQIGADQENGDGGFADTEEMIIQGDVAASADRKAGADQLIPAHEIDAYWLQRQIGEVYEDAHTQQEKTRDALHILAGVAEDGEEKELREIENDLMELFDYEHHELVAKLVLNRDRVVWVTRWRRAAEDNDERTAVEREMRAAGQQQILQELRARETGVKTEDAGQGKMKFNLKDISLPDSKDVDMEDASKPDGIVGGLQPNSRLVNLENIVFDQGNHLMTNPSVKLPQGSTRRQYKGYEEIHVPAPKAKRDPNERLMPTSELPDWARVGFGNSKSLNRIQTKCFPTAFNDDGNMLICAPTGSGKTNVAMLTMLREIGKHRNPQTGEIALDDFKIIYIAPLKALVAEQVGNFGKRLEPYGIKVSELTGDRQLTKQQIAETQIIVTTPEKYDVITRKATDTSYINLVKLICIDEIHLLHDERGPVIESIVSRTLRRSEQTGDNVRIVGLSATLPNYRDVASFLRVDADKGLFHFDGTFRPCPLKQEFIGVTDKKAIKQLKAMNDVCYTKVLEQVGEHRNQMLIFVHSRKETAKTAKHIRDKALEEETIGKILRSDAASREILREESESVQNADLKDLMPYGFGIHHAGMSRADRSTVEDLFADGSIQVLVCTATLAWGVNLPAHTVIIKGTQVYSPEKGSWVELSPQDVLQMLGRAGRPQYDTYGEGIIITTQAEIQYYLSLLNQQLPIESQLVSKLVDNLNAEIVLGNVRNRDEGVDWLGYSYLFVRMLRSPGLYRVGPEYENDTVLEQRRVDLIHAAAHILEKCSLIKYDRKTGALQATELGRIASHYYISHNSMMTYNQHIQPGITAIELFRVFALSEEFKYIPVRQDEKLELAKLLGRVPIPVKEGVEEAQAKINVLLQAYISRLKLEGLALMADLVYVTQSAGRILRAIFEICLKKGWSQVAKLALDMCKMAEKRMWPTMTPLRQFPTCPRDIVQKAERIDVTWPSYFGLDPPSMGELLGMPKAGKTVCQLVEKFPRLEIEATPRPVTRSLLKLELAIRPDFVWDDALHGASEAFWILVEDCDGEQILFHDQFILRKDYSHGEMNEHLVELTVPIDEPMPPNYFITVLSDRWMASETKLAVSFQKLILPAKFPAHTPTLDLQPLPVSALKRKEYMALYEDVNRFNRVQTQVFNSLYTTDDNVLVGASAGIGKTFCAEFAILRHWASDAESRIVYLAPFQELVDSQYKNWNARLSGLSGGKDVVKLTGETTADLRLLEKGDLILATPSQWDSISRQWQRRKNVQSVALLIADELHMLGGSNGHVYEIVVSRMQAMAAQLESKLRIVGLSVSLSNARDIGEWIGATKHTIYNFSPGVRAVPLELKIQTFTIPHFPSLMMAMARPTYTAITQMSPDKPAMVFTPNRKQTRSSAADLYAAAVADNDDDRFLNAPLEDIQPILEKINEQSLAESLTHGIGYFHEALNSFDKKAVQHLFKVGAIQVLIVSRNSCWEIDSSAHLVVVQGTQFFEGREHRYVDYPISEILQMFGKAGRVGQDKSAKGVLMLPAVKRDYFKKFLNEALPIESHLHDYLHDAFVAEISAKTIESTQEAVDWSTYTYFYRRLLANPSYYNLHDTSHEGLSAHLSELVEQTLKELAEANLLEHDEDEDAITPLNPCMIAAYYNISFITMQTLMMSLNGRTSLKGVLEIITAATEFEDIQIRRHEDHILQRIYDRVPYKMQEPNFETPHFKAFVLLQAHFSRMQLPIDLAKDQETVIRKVLTILSASVDVLSSEAHLNAMSAMELSQMVVQAMWQKDSPLKQIPHFDTDTIKAAAKFGINDVDDFINAMDEDENPDYKQLIAALDVDQRQLADVANFTNNYYPNIELEHELVDPEDIASNSPAQLRVRITRNIDDDDELKADVHAPFYPSEKSESWWLVVGDQKEHTLLAIKKVTVPRKLETMLEFTLEKPGAHELTLYLVSDSYLGVDQAPTFTVEAAEGMEEDSEEEEE, from the coding sequence ATGGCGCAGAACCCCAACAACCTCGCGCAGTTCAAGTATGCGGCCATGTCCAACCTGGTCCTCCAGGCGGACCGTCGTTTTACATCGCGCCGTCCAGATGAGCACACGGGCGACCCAGAGTCGCTCGCCGGCCGCATCAACATCCGCGATATGGGAGGGCGGACAGCGCAGGACCGGGCACCCACACAGGCGAAGAAGCCCAAGGGGCTGGGGATAGAGCGAGGGAGCATCACAGACGGCGGCGACGTCCTCGAGCGCGAGCAGCGCAAGCGGAAGAGAGACGACGGGACGAGCGCTTTCGGCGCCACAGCAGCGGCAGACTTTAACATCGAGGGCCTTCGATACCGGCCACGAACGCCGGCGACGCGCAATACATTCGAGCTCATCACGACTATTGTGAGCAAGGCGCTTGGTGACGTGCCCGTATCGACCACGAGAAGTGCCGCCGACGCGGTGCTCGAGTACCTCAAGGACGACACCATGAAAGACTTCGACAAGAAGAAAGAGGTGGACGACCTGCTTGGCAGCTCCATGGGCGCGAAAGAGTTCAATGAGCTGGTCAACCTGAGCAAAAAGATCACCGACTACGACGCgcaggacgacgacgacgagggcgACGAGGCAATGGCAGACGCTGATGGCGCTGAAAATGACGACAATCAGGGTGTAGCTGTTGTTTTTGACGACgaagaggacgacgacgaggccCAGAACTTCGAAGTGCGCGACGCCGACACCTCcgacgaggaagacgagCAGGAATCCGCCGTCGAGCAGATCGGGGCCGACCAGGAGAACGGCGACGGCGGCTTCGCAGACACAGAAGAGATGATCATCCAGGGCGATGTCGCTGCTTCGGCTGACCGTAAGGCCGGTGCAGACCAGCTGATTCCCGCCCACGAGATCGACGCGTACTGGCTGCAGCGGCAGATCGGCGAAGTATACGAAGACGCACACACGCAGCAGGAGAAGACGCGGGATGCGCTGCACATCCTTGCGGGCGTAGCGGAAGACGGCGAGGAGAAGGAGCTGCGCGAGATTGAGAACGACCTCATGGAGCTCTTCGACTACGAGCACCACGAACTGGTTGCGAAGCTCGTCCTTAACCGCGACCGCGTTGTCTGGGTGACGCGATGGCGACGTGCTGCAGAAGACAACGACGAGCGCACGGCTGTTGAGCGGGAGATGAGGGCTGCGGGCCAGCAACAGATCCTGCAAGAGCTGCGTGCGCGAGAGACGGGTGTTAAGACAGAGGACGCAGGGCAGGGCAAGATGAAGTTCAATCTCAAGGACATCAGCCTGCCGGACTCCAAGGACGTGGACATGGAGGACGCTTCTAAGCCGGATGGCATTGTCGGCGGATTGCAGCCTAACAGCCGTCTGGTGAACCTCGAGAACATTGTCTTCGACCAGGGCAACCACCTCATGACCAACCCCAGTGTGAAGCTGCCGCAGGGATCGACACGAAGACAGTACAAGGGGTATGAGGAGATCCACGTCCCCGCACCAAAGGCGAAGCGCGACCCCAACGAGCGTCTGATGCCTACCTCTGAGCTGCCAGACTGGGCGCGCGTGGGCTTCGGAAACTCCAAGTCGCTTAACCGCATCCAGACTAAGTGCTTCCCAACGGCGTTCAACGACGACGGCAACATGCTTATTTGCGCCCCTACTGGTTCTGGTAAGACGAATGTAGCCATGTTAACCATGCTCCGCGAGATCGGCAAGCATCGCAACCCGCAGACAGGCGAGATTGCGCTTGACGACTTCAAGATCATCTACATTGCCCCCCTCAAAGCTCTGGTCGCTGAGCAGGTCGGCAACTTTGGCAAGCGTCTGGAGCCGTACGGCATCAAGGTCTCCGAGCTTACTGGTGATCGTCAGTTGACGAAGCAGCAAATCGCCGAGACTCAGATCATTGTCACGACGCCTGAAAAGTACGATGTCATCACACGCAAAGCCACCGACACTAGCTACATTAACCTCGTCAAGCTTATCTGTATTGACGAGATCCACTTGCTGCACGATGAGCGTGGCCCGGTTATTGAGAGCATTGTCAGTAGGACTCTCCGCCGTAGCGAGCAGACTGGCGACAACGTTCGCATTGTCGGTCTCAGTGCCACCCTCCCCAACTACCGAGACGTCGCCAGCTTCCTCCGCGTGGATGCCGACAAGGGCCTTTTCCACTTTGACGGCACCTTCCGACCGTGTCCGTTGAAGCAGGAGTTTATTGGTGTCACCGACAAGAAGGCCATCAAGCAGCTCAAAGCTATGAACGACGTCTGCTACACAAAGGTGTTGGAGCAGGTTGGAGAACACCGCAACCAGATGCTGATCTTTGTCCACTCGCGAAAGGAGACGGCCAAGACTGCAAAGCACATCCGCGACAAGGCGCTGGAAGAAGAAACAATAGGCAAGATTCTGCGATCAGACGCAGCCAGCCGGGAGATTCTGCGAGAAGAGTCGGAGTCTGTGCAAAATGCTGACCTTAAGGACCTCATGCCGTATGGCTTTGGCATTCACCACGCTGGAATGTCGCGAGCAGACCGTTCGACAGTTGAAGATTTGTTCGCAGACGGCTCCATCCAGGTCCTTGTCTGCACTGCAACGCTGGCCTGGGGTGTCAACCTGCCAGCTCACACTGTCATCATCAAGGGCACACAGGTATACTCGCCCGAGAAGGGCAGCTGGGTAGAACTCAGCCCCCAGGACGTGTTGCAGATGCTTGGCCGTGCCGGTCGACCCCAGTACGATACCTACGGAGAGGGTATTATCATCACAACGCAGGCCGAGATCCAGTACTACCTATCCCTGCTGAACCAGCAGCTGCCGATTGAGTCGCAGCTTGTCAGCAAACTGGTCGACAACCTCAACGCTGAGATCGTCCTCGGCAACGTCCGCAACCGCGACGAAGGCGTGGACTGGCTTGGGTACAGCTACCTCTTCGTTCGTATGCTGCGCTCGCCCGGCCTCTACCGCGTTGGGCCCGAGTACGAGAATGATACAGTCCTAGAGCAGAGGCGAGTCGATCTCATCCACGCTGCAGCACACATCTTGGAGAAGTGCAGCCTGATCAAGTACGACAGGAAGACGGGCGCACTGCAGGCGACCGAGCTGGGAAGGATTGCGTCGCACTACTACATATCCCACAACTCGATGATGACGTACAACCAGCACATCCAGCCCGGCATCACCGCCATCGAGCTCTTCCGCGTGTTTGCCCTGAGCGAAGAGTTCAAATACATCCCCGTTCGCCAGGACGAGAAGCTCGAGCTCGCCAAGCTCCTCGGCCGCGTGCCCATCCCCGTCAAGGAGGGTGTTGAGGAAGCGCAGGCGAAGATCAACGTGCTCCTCCAAGCCTACATCTCGCGCCTCAAGCTCGAGGGTCTGGCGCTCATGGCCGATCTAGTCTACGTCACACAATCTGCAGGCCGTATCCTGCGCGCCATCTTCGAGATCTGTCTCAAGAAAGGCTGGTCGCAGGTAGCCAAGCTGGCTCTCGACATGTGCAAGATGGCTGAGAAGCGCATGTGGCCTACCATGACGCCCCTGCGACAGTTCCCCACTTGCCCACGGGACATCGTGCAGAAGGCGGAGCGGATTGATGTCACCTGGCCGAGCTACTTCGGTCTTGACCCCCCTAGCATGGGCGAGCTTCTGGGCATGCCCAAGGCCGGCAAGACCGTGTGCCAGCTTGTCGAGAAGTTCCCGCGGCTTGAGATTGAAGCCACACCACGACCGGTGACCAGGTCTCTGCTCAAGCTGGAGCTTGCCATCAGGCCGGACTTTGTCTGGGACGATGCCCTCCACGGTGCTTCCGAGGCGTTCTGGATTCTCGTCGAAGATTGCGACGGCGAGCAGATTCTGTTCCACGACCAGTTCATCCTCCGCAAGGACTACTCCCACGGCGAGATGAACGAGCATCTGGTCGAGCTGACCGTCCCAATCGACGAGCCCATGCCGCCCAACTACTTCATCACAGTACTGTCGGACCGCTGGATGGCCTCGGAGACCAAGCTCGCCGTCTCCTTCCAGAAGCTTATCCTGCCGGCCAAGTTCCCCGCGCACACACCGACGCTCGATCTCCAGCCGCTGCCTGTCTCAGCGCTGAAGAGGAAGGAGTACATGGCGCTGTACGAAGACGTCAACCGCTTCAACCGCGTCCAAACTCAAGTCTTTAACTCGCTCTACACCACCGACGACAATGTGCTTGTTGGAGCCTCGGCAGGCATTGGCAAGACGTTCTGTGCTGAGTTTGCCATACTACGCCACTGGGCCAGCGACGCTGAGAGCCGCATCGTCTACCTGGCGCCCTTCCAGGAGCTCGTCGACAGCCAGTACAAGAACTGGAACGCGCGTTTGTCTGGTCTTAGTGGGGGCAAAGATGTCGTCAAGCTCACTGGCGAGACTACCGCAGACCTGCGACTTCTTGAAAAAGGCGACCTCATCCTGGCCACCCCCTCGCAGTGGGACTCAATCTCGCGGCAGTGGCAGCGAAGGAAGAATGTCCAGAGCGTGGCGCTCCTCATCGCGGACGAACTGCACATGCTGGGCGGCTCAAACGGACATGTCTACGAGATTGTAGTCTCCCGCATGCAGGCCATGGCCGCTCAGCTTGAGTCGAAGCTGCGCATCGTCGGCCTCAGCGTGTCTTTGTCCAACGCACGCGACATTGGAGAGTGGATCGGCGCCACCAAGCACACCATCTACAACTTCAGTCCTGGCGTCCGCGCGGTGCCGCTTGAGCTGAAGATCCAGACCTTTACCATTCCCCACTTTCCCTCGCTCATGATGGCTATGGCGCGGCCGACGTACACTGCTATCACGCAGATGTCTCCCGACAAGCCCGCGATGGTCTTCACGCCCAACCGCAAGCAGACCCGCTCGTCGGCAGCTGATCTCTATGCTGCCGCCGTTGCCGACAACGACGATGACCGCTTCCTCAACGCGCCGCTTGAAGACATCCAGCCGATCCTCGAGAAAATCAACGAGCAGTCGCTCGCTGAGTCGTTAACCCACGGCATCGGCTACTTCCACGAGGCGCTCAACTCGTTCGACAAGAAGGCCGTGCAGCATCTGTTCAAGGTCGGCGCTATCCAGGTCCTGATCGTGTCCCGCAACTCGTGCTGGGAGATTGACAGCAGTGCCCATCTCGTCGTTGTCCAGGGCACCCAGTTCTTCGAGGGCCGCGAGCACCGCTATGTCGACTACCCCATCAGCGAGATCCTGCAGATGTTCGGCAAGGCTGGCAGGGTCGGCCAGGACAAGTCGGCCAAGGGCGTGCTTATGCTGCCCGCCGTTAAGCGCGACTACTTCAAGAAGTTCCTCAACGAGGCGCTGCCGATCGAGAGCCACCTGCACGACTACCTGCACGACGCGTTCGTTGCTGAGATTAGTGCAAAGACGATCGAGTCTACGCAAGAGGCCGTCGACTGGTCCACATACACCTACTTCTACCGCCGTCTGCTGGCCAATCCCAGCTACTACAACCTCCACGACACCTCGCACGAGGGTTTGAGCGCCCACCTGTCGGAGCTTGTCGAGCAAACGCTGAAGGAGCTCGCCGAGGCCAACCTCCTCGAgcacgacgaggacgaggacgccATCACGCCGCTCAACCCTTGCATGATCGCGGCGTACTATAACATCTCCTTCATCACGATGCAGACGCTCATGATGTCGCTCAATGGCCGCACGAGCCTGAAGGGCGTCCTCGAGATCATCACCGCTGCCACCGAGTTCGAAGACATCCAGATCCGTCGCCATGAGGACCACATCTTGCAGCGCATCTACGACCGCGTGCCCTACAAGATGCAAGAGCCTAACTTCGAGACGCCGCACTTCAAGGCCTTTGTGCTGCTGCAAGCCCACTTCTCGCGCATGCAGCTGCCCATCGATCTCGCGAAGGATCAGGAGACGGTCATCCGGAAGGTCCTTACCATCCTCAGCGCGTCCGTCGATGTCCTGTCGTCCGAGGCCCACCTCAATGCAATGTCCGCCATGGAGCTCTCGCAGATGGTCGTCCAGGCCATGTGGCAGAAGGACAGCCCGCTCAAGCAGATCCCGCATTTCGACACCGACACCATCAAGGCGGCCGCCAAGTTCGGCATCAACGACGTCGACGACTTTATCAACGCCatggacgaggacgagaaTCCCGACTACAAGCAGCTCATCGCCGCGCTCGACGTTGACCAGCGCCAGCTCGCGGATGTGGCCAACTTCACAAACAACTACTACCCCAACATCGAGCTCGAGCACGAGCTCGTCGACCCGGAGGACATTGCTTCCAACAGCCCCGCCCAGCTCCGCGTGCGCATCACGCGCAAcatcgacgacgacgacgagctcAAGGCCGACGTCCACGCGCCCTTCTACCCGAGCGAGAAGAGCGAGAGCTGGTGGCTCGTTGTCGGCGACCAGAAGGAGCACACGCTGCTGGCCATCAAGAAGGTCACAGTACCACGCAAGCTGGAGACGATGCTGGAATTTACGCTCGAGAAGCCCGGTGCGCACGAGCTGACGCTGTACCTTGTGTCCGACTCGTATCTTGGCGTGGACCAGGCGCCCACCTTCACCGTCGAGGCCGCCGAGGGCATGGAGGAGGATagcgaagaggaggaagagtAG